In Zobellia roscoffensis, the following are encoded in one genomic region:
- a CDS encoding NAD(P)/FAD-dependent oxidoreductase, with protein MIKTDILIIGAGPTGLFAVFEAGLLKLKCHLIDALPQAGGQCSEIYPKKPIYDIPGFPEVLAGDLVNNLMEQIKPFEPGFTLGERAQTIEKLEDGTFIVTTNKGTKHHAPIVAIAGGLGSFEPRKPLLENLSKYEDNGVAYIIKDPEVYRNKKVVIAGGGDSALDWSIFLADVASEVSLVHRRNEFRGALDSVEKVQQLKNQGKINLITPAEIVGLKGEDKLEAVSIRKTTNPDEDVTLEVDNFVPLFGLSPKLGPIADWGLEIEKNAIKVNTFDYQTNIPGIYAIGDVNTYPGKLKLILCGFHEATLMCQSAYQRIFPEKKYVMKYTTVGGVTGFDGSKKEAPKAVVKSIN; from the coding sequence ATGATCAAAACAGATATATTGATTATTGGAGCTGGCCCAACAGGGCTTTTTGCCGTTTTTGAGGCAGGCCTATTGAAACTCAAATGTCATTTAATAGACGCACTACCGCAAGCAGGTGGGCAATGCTCCGAGATTTATCCTAAAAAACCAATCTATGATATACCAGGCTTTCCTGAGGTTTTGGCAGGTGATTTAGTAAATAATCTAATGGAGCAAATAAAACCTTTTGAACCTGGCTTTACTTTAGGTGAAAGGGCACAGACTATAGAGAAATTAGAAGATGGCACTTTTATAGTAACCACCAACAAAGGCACAAAACATCACGCACCCATTGTTGCTATTGCAGGAGGTCTAGGTAGTTTTGAACCTCGCAAGCCATTACTTGAGAACCTTTCTAAATACGAAGACAACGGTGTTGCGTATATTATAAAAGACCCAGAAGTATATCGTAACAAAAAGGTAGTTATTGCTGGTGGTGGCGATTCTGCTTTAGACTGGAGTATCTTTTTGGCCGATGTAGCATCAGAGGTTTCTTTGGTACACCGTAGAAACGAGTTTAGAGGTGCTTTAGATTCTGTAGAAAAAGTACAACAACTTAAGAATCAAGGAAAAATAAACCTAATTACACCTGCCGAAATCGTAGGATTAAAGGGCGAGGATAAATTAGAGGCTGTTTCTATTAGAAAAACAACAAATCCTGATGAGGATGTTACTCTAGAAGTTGATAATTTTGTTCCGCTTTTTGGACTTTCCCCTAAACTCGGGCCCATTGCAGATTGGGGGCTAGAAATAGAGAAAAATGCCATTAAGGTAAACACATTCGATTATCAGACCAACATACCAGGAATTTATGCCATAGGTGATGTAAACACCTATCCAGGGAAACTAAAATTAATTCTTTGTGGTTTTCACGAGGCTACGCTAATGTGCCAAAGTGCTTATCAACGTATTTTCCCTGAAAAGAAATATGTAATGAAATACACGACCGTAGGCGGTGTCACCGGTTTTGACGGAAGTAAAAAAGAAGCACCTAAGGCAGTTGTAAAGAGTATAAATTAG
- a CDS encoding NifU family protein: MTSEELKQNVEKALEEIRPFLQSDGGDISLVSIDDEKSVKVKLEGACIGCSVNQMTLKSGVEMTIKKYAPQIEEVINIGA; this comes from the coding sequence ATGACATCGGAAGAATTAAAACAAAATGTAGAAAAAGCGCTAGAAGAGATTCGCCCGTTTTTGCAGAGTGATGGAGGAGATATTTCTTTAGTTTCCATAGACGATGAAAAGTCTGTAAAAGTGAAATTAGAGGGTGCATGTATTGGATGTAGCGTTAATCAGATGACTTTAAAGAGTGGTGTTGAGATGACTATAAAAAAGTATGCTCCACAAATTGAAGAAGTAATTAACATTGGCGCATAA
- a CDS encoding Mrp/NBP35 family ATP-binding protein has product MKIDKKEVLRALENITVPGEGQNMVESGAVKNIQIFGDEVEVDITISNPSLQARKKTEVEILKIIHREVYEKAKIKINIKVDAPAKPKTNEIKGKPLPGIQNIIAVASGKGGVGKSTVTANLAVTLAKMGFKVGVLDADIYGPSMPIMFDVPMEKPLAVNVAGKSKMKPVENYGVKMLSIGFFTEPNQAVIWRGPMAAKALNQMIFDAHWGELDFMLIDLPPGTGDIHLSIMQAMPVTGAVVVSTPQTVALADARKGVAMFQQDSINVPVLGIVENMAYFTPDELPDNKYYIFGKEGAKNLSEDLDVPFLGEIPLVQSIREAGDVGRPAAMQTATPVEEAFEEITKNVVQEVVGRNKSLPPTEAIKITTMAGCSVVKKK; this is encoded by the coding sequence ATGAAGATTGATAAAAAAGAAGTTTTAAGAGCACTAGAAAATATTACCGTACCCGGTGAGGGACAAAATATGGTAGAAAGCGGTGCAGTTAAAAATATACAGATTTTTGGCGATGAGGTTGAAGTTGATATCACTATCAGCAACCCCAGCCTACAAGCCAGAAAAAAGACCGAAGTAGAAATTTTGAAAATCATACACCGAGAGGTATATGAAAAAGCCAAAATAAAAATCAACATTAAGGTTGATGCCCCTGCAAAACCAAAGACTAATGAGATAAAAGGAAAACCATTACCTGGTATTCAAAATATCATTGCAGTCGCATCCGGTAAAGGTGGTGTTGGTAAGTCTACAGTTACTGCAAATTTAGCAGTAACCTTGGCTAAAATGGGCTTTAAAGTAGGTGTTTTAGATGCTGATATTTACGGTCCTTCCATGCCAATCATGTTTGATGTCCCTATGGAAAAGCCTTTGGCTGTAAACGTAGCCGGAAAATCAAAAATGAAACCGGTAGAGAATTATGGCGTAAAGATGTTGTCCATTGGGTTCTTTACCGAACCGAATCAGGCCGTTATTTGGCGTGGCCCCATGGCTGCAAAAGCATTGAATCAAATGATCTTTGATGCACATTGGGGCGAATTGGATTTCATGCTAATTGACCTTCCTCCAGGAACCGGAGATATCCACTTAAGCATTATGCAGGCAATGCCGGTAACCGGTGCTGTAGTGGTAAGTACACCTCAGACAGTAGCTCTTGCCGATGCTAGAAAAGGGGTTGCCATGTTTCAGCAAGATTCTATAAACGTACCCGTATTGGGAATAGTTGAGAATATGGCTTATTTTACACCTGACGAGCTTCCTGATAATAAGTATTATATTTTTGGTAAGGAAGGTGCAAAAAATCTGTCTGAAGATTTAGACGTACCTTTCTTAGGAGAAATACCTTTAGTACAGAGTATACGTGAAGCAGGTGATGTCGGAAGACCAGCCGCAATGCAAACGGCTACACCTGTAGAAGAAGCTTTTGAAGAGATAACAAAAAATGTAGTGCAAGAAGTTGTAGGTAGAAATAAAAGCCTTCCCCCAACCGAAGCAATCAAGATAACAACAATGGCAGGCTGTTCTGTCGTTAAGAAAAAATAA
- a CDS encoding ABC transporter permease, with amino-acid sequence MLKNYFKIAWRNLLKNKGYSAINIGGLALGMAVTLIIGLWVNDELSYNDYFKKNERIAQVVQSQTFNGETGTNNAVPRPLEMAFRDKHNDKFKHIVMSSWNNSVYLNYGEKSLSKDGNFMQAEAPELLDLNILKGEKDGLRKINSIMLSESVANALFGNEDPIGKVVKGNSQYDMDVTAVYEDIPKNNSFSDLEYIMPWEKYLSLFEWVNNAEDQWGNNSFQMFVQIADNTGMTDISTSIKDVKKNLNEEAAEFNPQLFLLPMKDWYLRSNFENGKQDGGRIKYVWLFSIIGAFVLLLACINFMNLSTARSEKRAKEVGIRKSIGSQRNQLIYQFLSESFLVVLFAFGIAVLIVLLSLDGFNNLAKKEMVFPWGNGMFWITSFIFVLLTSLLAGSYPALYLSSFKPVDVLKGTMTTGKHAGLPRKILVVLQFTVSVAFIIGTVIVMQQINFAKNRPIGYEKEGLVQIPTMSQDFSGKYDLMRSEFTASGAVLEMSASSAPTTQIWSNRSGFSWEGKPEGFQEDLAWTDVTAEYAKSLNLKILEGRDFSREFATDSNAVLINETAVKYMGLTDPIGKYIKDDDIEDPFPPLKIIGVVQDMITQSPYEPVKQGIYAYDKNENASFYNLRLNPEKSASENISIIESVFKSHFPDIPFQYDFVDSEYGEKFSAEERIGSLSSIFTALAILISCLGLFGLTSFVAEQRQKEIGVRKVLGASIFNVWNMLSRDFLKLVIISCFIAIPISYFVMNGWLQDYPYHVILEWWIFLLAVVGALAITILTVSFQAIKAANRNPIKSLRME; translated from the coding sequence ATGCTTAAAAATTATTTTAAAATCGCTTGGCGAAACCTCTTGAAAAACAAAGGGTATTCGGCTATTAATATTGGTGGTCTGGCCCTAGGTATGGCGGTAACATTAATTATAGGTCTTTGGGTAAATGATGAACTCTCGTACAACGATTATTTCAAGAAAAACGAGCGTATAGCACAAGTAGTTCAATCACAAACATTCAATGGTGAAACAGGCACCAATAATGCCGTTCCAAGACCCTTGGAAATGGCCTTTCGAGATAAGCATAATGATAAATTCAAACATATTGTCATGTCTTCTTGGAACAATTCTGTCTATTTGAATTATGGCGAAAAAAGTCTTTCAAAAGATGGAAACTTCATGCAAGCCGAAGCCCCAGAGCTGCTAGATCTAAATATTTTAAAAGGTGAAAAAGATGGTCTACGAAAGATTAATTCCATCATGCTTTCGGAGTCCGTGGCAAATGCCCTCTTCGGAAATGAAGACCCCATAGGAAAAGTAGTGAAAGGGAATAGCCAATATGATATGGACGTAACGGCCGTGTATGAAGATATACCCAAGAATAATTCGTTCAGTGATTTGGAATACATCATGCCATGGGAGAAATATCTATCTCTTTTTGAATGGGTAAATAATGCGGAAGACCAATGGGGTAACAACTCATTTCAAATGTTCGTTCAGATTGCCGATAATACAGGTATGACCGATATTTCGACCTCCATTAAGGATGTCAAGAAAAACCTTAATGAGGAAGCGGCCGAATTTAACCCGCAGCTGTTCTTACTCCCAATGAAAGATTGGTACCTACGTAGTAATTTTGAAAACGGTAAGCAGGACGGTGGCCGCATCAAATATGTTTGGTTATTTAGCATAATAGGCGCTTTCGTATTGCTATTGGCCTGTATAAACTTTATGAATCTGAGCACGGCCAGATCAGAGAAACGTGCCAAAGAAGTAGGTATTAGAAAATCTATCGGGTCACAAAGAAATCAATTGATTTATCAATTTTTAAGCGAATCTTTTCTGGTAGTGCTGTTTGCTTTTGGCATTGCTGTTCTTATAGTTCTTTTATCGCTAGACGGATTCAATAATTTGGCAAAAAAGGAAATGGTGTTCCCATGGGGCAATGGTATGTTTTGGATTACTTCATTCATATTTGTCCTGTTGACCTCCCTACTTGCTGGAAGCTACCCTGCCCTATATCTGTCTTCTTTTAAACCTGTAGATGTGCTGAAAGGCACCATGACTACTGGAAAACATGCGGGTTTACCTCGAAAAATATTGGTGGTGCTACAGTTTACGGTGTCCGTGGCATTTATCATCGGTACGGTTATCGTAATGCAACAAATAAACTTTGCCAAAAACCGTCCCATAGGCTATGAAAAAGAAGGTTTAGTTCAAATACCGACTATGAGTCAAGATTTTAGTGGTAAATACGATTTAATGCGGAGCGAGTTTACTGCATCCGGTGCGGTATTAGAAATGTCCGCTTCCAGTGCACCTACTACCCAGATTTGGTCCAATAGAAGTGGTTTTAGTTGGGAAGGCAAACCGGAAGGCTTTCAAGAGGATCTTGCGTGGACCGATGTAACAGCGGAATATGCAAAATCGTTAAACCTAAAGATATTAGAGGGAAGGGATTTCTCCAGAGAGTTCGCAACCGACTCAAATGCAGTACTCATTAATGAGACCGCGGTGAAATATATGGGACTTACAGACCCCATAGGAAAGTACATAAAAGATGATGATATTGAAGACCCGTTTCCTCCCTTAAAAATAATTGGCGTGGTACAAGATATGATTACGCAGTCGCCATACGAACCTGTAAAACAAGGTATTTACGCGTATGACAAAAACGAAAACGCCAGTTTTTACAACTTGCGCCTAAACCCTGAAAAAAGTGCCAGCGAAAATATTTCTATTATTGAAAGTGTCTTTAAATCCCATTTTCCCGATATCCCTTTTCAATATGATTTTGTGGATTCTGAATATGGTGAAAAATTTTCTGCGGAAGAACGCATTGGTTCTCTTTCATCTATTTTCACCGCACTTGCCATTTTAATCAGCTGTTTGGGACTATTTGGCCTTACTTCTTTCGTTGCCGAGCAACGCCAAAAAGAAATTGGAGTTAGAAAAGTATTGGGAGCCTCCATTTTTAATGTTTGGAATATGCTCTCAAGAGACTTTTTGAAACTGGTCATAATTTCCTGTTTTATTGCCATCCCTATATCCTACTTTGTTATGAACGGTTGGTTGCAAGACTATCCGTATCACGTAATACTAGAATGGTGGATTTTCCTTTTAGCAGTAGTAGGCGCCCTAGCCATAACCATTCTCACAGTCAGTTTTCAGGCAATTAAAGCCGCAAACAGAAACCCTATAAAGAGTTTGAGAATGGAATAA
- a CDS encoding ABC transporter permease, producing MFKNYIKIAWRSLKKQPFFTFLNIFGLAIGMAGALLISLYIYDEMSYDTMFTDADRIHRVNVDIKFGGEAREFAVTPAPLASALKSDFSEIETVTRFRTWGSALLRKENAEANAKEEQTTFVDPSFFDMFGIDLLVGDKETALKRPNTLVLTKSAAEKHFGTLTAIGQNVVLNNNETYTVTGVIDDFPQNSFLRDHTVYMSMSSYEDSKIVNWGSNNYQTFIKLIPTANINDLQAPLRGLLGKYVIPGVQKFIPGVTEEQLKASGDYLIYSTIPLTAIHLNSHRVAEVSANNDIQSIYILSFIAIFLIVLAAVNFMNLSTAHSLKRAKEVGVRKTLGSNKSELIRQFLVESGLISFLSLILAMVLALIALPFFNSLADKNISIPFLNPFFWLILIGFVIFLGLFSGSYPAFFMSRFKPVKVLKGGGQSSVGGGKIRNSLVIFQFAISVFLIVSTLIVYQQLKFIQGKDLGFSKDQVLIVNDVYVAGSKATSFKEEVKQLSFVKNATLSSFFPTPSNRSDSTFKPEEGNSTQENAISMQTWNADYDYISTMDFKLIAGRSFSKEVGNDSTNIIVNETAVDHMGFSPEDALGKRYTSSLGDENPQYFTIIGVVKDFHFDTLKEGIEALSIQLQGHKNAMAIKLEAGDFQSAIASIERVWNTVAPGQPFDYYFMEDSFNDTYKAEQRLGKIFIIFTILSILIACLGLFGLAAFNAEKRTKEIGIRKVLGASVTQISYKLSLDFLKLVAISILISLPIGWFTMNKWLEDFSYRIDIPWWVFVLAAVLAIAISILTVGYQSIKAAITNPVKSLRTE from the coding sequence ATGTTCAAAAACTATATAAAAATTGCCTGGCGGAGTCTAAAAAAGCAACCGTTTTTCACCTTCCTAAACATCTTTGGATTAGCCATTGGAATGGCCGGAGCTTTGCTTATTTCATTATATATCTATGACGAAATGAGTTATGATACCATGTTTACGGATGCGGACCGTATTCATAGAGTAAATGTAGATATTAAGTTTGGAGGCGAAGCTAGAGAATTTGCCGTTACCCCTGCCCCTTTAGCTTCGGCACTTAAAAGCGACTTCTCAGAGATAGAAACCGTTACTCGTTTTAGGACTTGGGGCAGTGCATTATTAAGAAAAGAAAATGCAGAAGCCAATGCAAAAGAAGAACAAACCACTTTTGTAGACCCCAGCTTTTTTGACATGTTCGGGATTGACCTTTTAGTTGGCGATAAGGAGACTGCCTTAAAACGGCCCAACACCCTAGTTCTTACCAAATCCGCTGCTGAAAAGCACTTTGGTACTCTTACTGCCATCGGTCAAAATGTAGTGCTCAACAACAATGAAACCTATACTGTAACCGGAGTAATTGATGATTTTCCCCAAAACTCATTTTTAAGAGACCACACCGTTTATATGTCAATGTCCAGTTATGAAGATTCTAAAATTGTTAACTGGGGCAGCAATAACTATCAAACCTTTATAAAACTTATTCCCACTGCGAACATTAACGACCTCCAAGCTCCTTTACGCGGACTCTTAGGAAAATATGTAATACCGGGAGTTCAAAAATTTATTCCAGGTGTTACCGAAGAACAACTAAAAGCTTCTGGTGATTATCTAATCTATAGTACTATTCCGCTAACAGCAATTCATTTAAACTCTCATAGGGTAGCAGAAGTGAGCGCCAATAATGACATCCAAAGTATATACATTCTTTCTTTTATTGCTATTTTTCTTATCGTTTTGGCTGCCGTCAATTTCATGAACCTTTCCACGGCGCACTCTCTAAAGAGAGCCAAAGAAGTAGGGGTAAGAAAAACTTTGGGGTCCAATAAGTCAGAATTAATTAGACAGTTCTTAGTAGAATCAGGTTTAATTTCTTTTTTATCTCTCATATTGGCGATGGTATTAGCATTAATTGCTTTACCTTTTTTCAACTCATTAGCCGACAAAAATATTTCCATTCCGTTTTTGAATCCGTTCTTCTGGTTAATTTTGATAGGGTTCGTTATTTTTCTTGGACTGTTTTCTGGAAGTTACCCTGCTTTTTTCATGTCCCGATTCAAACCAGTAAAAGTCCTTAAGGGTGGAGGTCAGAGCAGTGTGGGTGGTGGAAAAATTAGAAATTCATTAGTAATTTTTCAGTTTGCCATTTCAGTTTTTTTAATTGTAAGTACGTTGATCGTTTACCAGCAACTCAAATTTATCCAGGGTAAGGATTTAGGCTTCTCAAAGGACCAAGTGCTTATTGTTAACGATGTGTATGTTGCAGGCAGCAAAGCAACCTCCTTTAAAGAAGAAGTAAAACAACTAAGTTTTGTAAAGAATGCCACTTTAAGCAGCTTTTTTCCAACACCTTCCAATCGTAGTGACTCTACTTTCAAACCCGAAGAAGGTAATTCTACACAAGAGAATGCCATTAGCATGCAAACTTGGAATGCAGATTACGATTATATTTCCACAATGGATTTTAAACTAATTGCCGGTAGAAGTTTTAGCAAAGAAGTAGGCAACGACTCTACCAATATTATTGTAAACGAAACAGCCGTTGACCACATGGGATTTTCACCAGAAGATGCCTTGGGAAAAAGGTATACTTCTAGCTTAGGAGATGAAAATCCGCAATATTTTACCATAATTGGTGTAGTGAAAGATTTTCATTTTGACACTTTAAAAGAGGGTATTGAAGCCCTTAGCATACAATTACAAGGACATAAAAATGCTATGGCAATTAAGTTAGAAGCTGGTGATTTCCAAAGCGCTATAGCAAGTATAGAAAGGGTATGGAATACCGTCGCCCCGGGCCAACCTTTTGATTATTACTTCATGGAAGACTCTTTTAACGACACCTACAAAGCAGAACAGCGCTTAGGCAAAATCTTCATCATATTTACCATTTTATCAATTCTTATTGCCTGTTTAGGGTTGTTTGGGTTAGCAGCTTTCAATGCAGAAAAAAGAACCAAAGAAATAGGAATCCGAAAAGTATTGGGTGCAAGCGTTACTCAAATAAGCTATAAACTGTCCTTAGACTTTTTAAAGTTAGTGGCTATTTCAATTCTTATTTCTCTTCCCATAGGTTGGTTTACCATGAATAAGTGGCTTGAAGATTTTTCATATCGTATAGACATTCCTTGGTGGGTATTCGTTCTTGCAGCAGTCTTAGCTATTGCAATTTCAATACTAACGGTCGGGTATCAGAGCATTAAAGCAGCCATTACCAACCCAGTAAAAAGCCTGCGTACAGAATAA
- a CDS encoding ABC transporter ATP-binding protein, giving the protein MIHIQNIKKSFRTEEVETLALNNVNLKVEEGEFVAIMGPSGCGKSTLLNIIGMLDNPNEGTYQFAGHEVSNLKERQRTELRKGNLGFVFQSFNLIDELTVYENVELPLIYLKMGKAERKQKVREVLERMKIAHREKHFPQQLSGGQQQRVAISRAVVTNPKLILADEPTGNLDSKNGIEVMNLLTELNQEGTTIVMVTHSDRDSHYAHRVVNLFDGQIVTESQNRAIGAIM; this is encoded by the coding sequence ATGATACACATACAGAATATAAAAAAGAGTTTCAGAACCGAAGAGGTAGAAACCTTAGCACTCAACAATGTAAACCTAAAGGTAGAAGAAGGCGAATTCGTAGCCATTATGGGGCCATCAGGTTGTGGAAAATCAACCCTTTTGAACATCATAGGAATGTTAGACAACCCCAACGAGGGTACCTACCAGTTTGCCGGTCATGAGGTAAGTAACCTCAAAGAACGCCAGCGAACCGAACTGCGAAAAGGCAATTTAGGTTTCGTATTTCAGAGTTTCAACCTTATTGATGAACTTACTGTTTATGAAAATGTAGAACTACCCTTAATCTATCTAAAAATGGGTAAAGCGGAACGTAAGCAGAAAGTACGCGAAGTTTTAGAACGAATGAAAATCGCCCATAGGGAAAAGCACTTTCCTCAGCAATTATCCGGGGGGCAACAACAACGTGTGGCAATTTCCAGAGCGGTAGTCACCAATCCGAAATTAATATTGGCCGATGAACCAACAGGGAACCTAGATTCCAAAAACGGAATTGAAGTAATGAACCTGTTAACAGAACTCAACCAAGAGGGAACTACAATTGTAATGGTAACACACTCGGACAGGGATTCGCATTACGCCCACAGGGTAGTCAACCTATTTGATGGTCAAATCGTAACCGAAAGCCAAAATAGGGCCATAGGAGCCATAATGTAA
- a CDS encoding efflux RND transporter periplasmic adaptor subunit encodes MDIQLEKKKGLRAKHYGYIALGLLLLFVGYQFLFASSVSTFRTDKEKLSVATVTDGKFDDYITISGNVAPITTIYMDAYEGGRVSEKLIEEGATVKKGDIILKLENINLYEQILQSESNLALKQNDLRSTKLNFDSRQVEGRKSLATASTELQRLKRNFEQNQALFDDELISREEYLTSKENYDLSKKQFEIIKMQTENDDELRETSLTGLDADLNRMQKTLGMVYQRLDHLNVRAPADGQLGFLDAEIGQNISQGQRIGQINVLTDYKIEANIDEHYIDRVKRELVAVLERNGKQFPLRVRKVYPEVRNGRFKVDLVFTAEKPETIRTGQSYNIRLQLGESNDALLLPKGSFFQSTGGQWIFVVTADGDEAIKRNIRIGKQNSKHYEVLEGLEAGEKVITSNYDSFGEAEKIILK; translated from the coding sequence ATGGATATACAATTAGAAAAGAAAAAAGGGTTACGGGCAAAACACTACGGTTATATTGCCTTAGGTCTATTGCTACTTTTTGTGGGCTATCAATTTTTGTTTGCAAGTTCGGTTTCCACATTCCGTACGGATAAAGAAAAACTTTCTGTTGCTACCGTTACTGATGGTAAGTTTGACGATTACATTACTATAAGCGGAAACGTAGCGCCTATCACAACTATTTACATGGATGCTTATGAAGGTGGGCGTGTGAGCGAAAAACTAATTGAAGAAGGAGCTACGGTAAAAAAAGGAGACATTATCCTAAAGCTTGAAAATATTAACCTTTATGAGCAAATCCTACAGAGTGAAAGCAACTTGGCCTTAAAGCAAAACGATCTTCGTTCCACTAAACTCAATTTTGATTCTAGACAAGTGGAAGGCCGTAAGTCATTGGCCACTGCGAGTACCGAGCTTCAGCGGTTAAAAAGAAATTTTGAACAGAACCAAGCTTTATTTGATGACGAATTGATTTCTAGAGAAGAATATCTAACCTCAAAAGAGAACTATGACCTTTCTAAAAAACAGTTCGAGATTATAAAAATGCAGACCGAAAACGATGATGAACTACGTGAAACATCCCTAACGGGGCTTGATGCCGATTTAAACCGAATGCAGAAAACTTTGGGTATGGTCTACCAACGTCTTGACCACTTAAACGTAAGGGCTCCTGCCGATGGTCAACTAGGTTTCCTTGATGCCGAAATAGGTCAAAATATATCGCAAGGGCAACGTATTGGACAAATTAATGTTCTAACGGATTACAAAATTGAAGCCAATATAGATGAGCATTACATAGACCGGGTTAAAAGAGAACTTGTAGCCGTATTGGAGCGGAATGGAAAACAATTCCCGTTGAGGGTCAGAAAAGTGTATCCTGAGGTTCGCAACGGCAGGTTTAAAGTAGATTTGGTATTTACCGCAGAGAAACCGGAAACAATACGCACGGGGCAGAGTTACAATATTAGATTGCAATTGGGTGAATCGAATGACGCCTTATTGTTACCTAAAGGCAGCTTTTTTCAAAGTACTGGCGGACAATGGATTTTTGTTGTAACGGCAGATGGTGATGAGGCCATAAAAAGAAATATCAGAATTGGGAAACAGAATTCAAAACACTATGAAGTCCTAGAAGGTCTTGAAGCCGGTGAGAAAGTAATAACCAGCAATTACGATTCTTTTGGTGAAGCGGAAAAAATTATATTAAAATAA